A region of Solanum dulcamara chromosome 7, daSolDulc1.2, whole genome shotgun sequence DNA encodes the following proteins:
- the LOC129896826 gene encoding ABC transporter G family member 4: protein MEIESSPTPPSPSQSPPLKTYKLTASSIGYSKSTTISPALLFKPCETTPPINILKDISFTAYPSQILAIVGPSGAGKSTLLDILAAGTSPTSGTLLLNSLPLHNPSSFRKLSAYVPQHDCCLPQLTVSETFAFSARLLNPKLNDVSCIVDSLLAELRLTHLAHTRLAHGLSGGERRRVSIGLSLLHDPAILLLDEPTSGLDSNSALNVMQTLRSITDSRQRTVLLSIHQPSFKILATIDKILLLSKGTVVHYGTLSSLEGFLLENGFTVPPQLNSLEYAMEMLSQLNEKKPVTPISSPPENTTTTPVPEAKTGEIRYRSSRFHEIAVLYSRFWKIIYRTKQLLLTNTLQALGVGLVLGTIYINIGFGKAGIEKRFGLFAFTLTFLLSSTTETLPIFINERPILLRETSSGVYRLSSYLIANTLVFLPYLLVIAILYSISLYFLVGLCYSWQAFTYFVLTIWVIVLMANSFVLFLSSVAPNYIAGTSLVTLLLAGSFLFSGYFITKETMPKFWTMLHYLSMYKYGLDALLINEYSCLVAKCLIWYDEKNKVCMVSGSDVLDKRGLHERQRWTNIYILIGFFVFYRLLWLIVLIRRVSRSKK from the coding sequence ATGGAAATTGAATCATCTCCAACACCGCCATCTCCTTCTCAATCTCCTCCACTTAAAACATATAAACTAACAGCTTCTTCAATAGGCTATTCAAAATCAACCACCATTTCTCCTGCCTTGTTATTCAAGCCTTGTGAAACAACACCACCAATTAATATCTTGAAAGACATCTCTTTCACTGCTTATCCTTCTCAGATTCTTGCCATTGTTGGTCCGAGTGGCGCGGGAAAATCCACCTTACTCGACATTTTAGCAGCTGGAACTTCACCTACAAGTGGCACTCTTCTCTTGAACTCTCTTCCCCTTCATAATCCTTCTTCTTTCCGCAAGCTCTCAGCTTATGTTCCTCAACATGATTGTTGCCTTCCGCAGCTCACTGTCTCGGAAACATTCGCTTTCTCTGCCCGTCTCCTCAACCCGAAACTCAATGATGTTTCTTGCATTGTGGATTCTCTTCTGGCTGAGCTCAGGCTTACACATTTGGCACACACAAGGCTTGCTCATGGTCTCTCAGGAGGAGAACGAAGACGAGTTTCGATTGGTTTGAGTCTACTCCATGACCCTGCAattttacttcttgatgaaccAACATCAGGTCTTGATAGTAATTCAGCTTTGAATGTAATGCAGACACTCAGATCAATCACCGACTCGCGTCAACGTACCGTGCTTTTGTCTATTCATCAACCAAGTTTCAAGATTCTTGCCACCATTGATAAAATCCTGTTGCTATCAAAAGGAACTGTTGTCCATTATGGTACATTGTCATCTCTTGAAGGGTTTTTACTTGAAAATGGTTTCACTGTCCCCCCACAGCTCAATTCTCTTGAATATGCCATGGAAATGCTCAGCCAACTCAATGAGAAAAAACCCGTTACGCCGATAAGTTCACCCCCTGAAAATACCACCACTACCCCTGTCCCTGAGGCTAAAACAGGGGAGATCAGATATAGGAGTTCAAGATTTCATGAAATTGCTGTTTTGTATAGCAGATTCTGGAAAATCATTTACAGAACAAAGCAGCTACTTTTAACAAACACCTTACAGGCATTAGGAGTTGGTCTTGTATTAGGTACAATTTACATCAATATTGGATTTGGTAAAGCTGGAATCGAGAAAAGATTCGGACTTTTCGCTTTCACTCTCACTTTCCTTCTCTCTTCCACAACAGAAACTCTCCCAATCTTCATAAACGAAAGACCCATTTTATTAAGAGAAACTTCAAGTGGGGTTTATCGATTATCTTCATATCTCATCGCAAACACACTAGTTTTCCTCCCTTACTTACTTGTCATCGCAATCTTGTACTCAATTTCACTTTATTTCTTGGTGGGTCTTTGTTATTCATGGCAAGCATTCACTTACTTCGTTCTAACAATTTGGGTCATCGTCTTAATGGCAAACTCATTCGTCCTCTTCTTGAGCTCTGTAGCACCTAATTACATCGCCGGAACTTCGCTGGTAACGCTACTTCTCGCCGGATCTTTCTTGTTTTCCGGCTACTTCATTACAAAGGAGACAATGCCTAAGTTCTGGACAATGTTGCATTATTTGTCCATGTACAAGTATGGATTAGATGCTTTGTTGATCAATGAGTATTCTTGCCTTGTCGCCAAGTGTTTGATATGGTACGATGAGAAAAACAAGGTATGTATGGTGAGTGGGAGTGATGTGTTGGATAAAAGAGGGCTCCATGAGAGACAAAGATggacaaatatatatatcttgattGGGTTCTTCGTATTTTATCGATTGCTTTGGTTGATAGTATTGATTAGAAGAGTTTCAAGATCAAAGAAGTGA
- the LOC129896828 gene encoding uncharacterized protein LOC129896828, which yields MLGLSCNLNFKDKNRHQQDHLQEDSYSQCVSFSYQCVGEFQVSQFGTRYTMVEVILFSSALRQSVNANLLDPEVSGGSDLSPFVESLKSNKIPTKLLNQCHYPVNRSTVKKMQFFGGSEISPSPPPPTVSGNNAHMLYVFNRNGVCLLYREWNRPLKTLNPQQDHKLMFGLLFSLKSLTAKMDPTSAEKGNLGVPQLPGQGCSFHSFRTNTYKLSFMESPSGIKIILVTHPRTGDLRESLKYIYNLYVEYVVKNLLYSPGAPIKCELFNSTLDQYVRGLG from the exons ATGCTTGGACTTAGCTGTAATTTGAATTTCAAGGACAAAAATCGTCATCAGCAAGATCATCTGCAGGAGGATTCTTACAGTCAGTGTGTGAGTTTTAGTTATCAATGTGTCGGGGAATTCCAGGTTTCACAATTTGGTACGCGGTACACGATGGTGGAGGTCATCCTCTTCAGTTCTGCATTGAGGCAGTCAGTTAATG CGAATTTACTCGACCCGGAGGTAAGTGGAGGGTCCGACTTGTCGCCATTTGTGGAATCTCTTAAATCAAACAAAATTCCCACAAAGCTTCTGAATCAGTGCCACTACCCAGTCAATCGATCCACAGTAAAG AAAATGCAGTTCTTCGGAGGATCAGAGATCAGCCCATCGCCGCCACCGCCGACAGTATCAGGAAATAATGCACATATGTTGTATGTATTCAATAGGAATGGAGTTTGTCTTCTTTACAGGGAATGGAATCGGCCTCTTAAGACCTTAAACCCTCAGCAGGACCATAAGCTCATGTTTGGTTtgctcttctctctcaaatcttTAACCGCCAAGATGGATCCTACAAG TGCTGAAAAAGGTAATCTTGGGGTGCCGCAATTACCTGGACAAGGATGTTCATTTCATAGCTTTCGTACTAATACATATAAACTCAGTTTCATGGAAAGTCCGTCTGGGATAAAG ATCATCCTTGTCACACATCCTAGGACTGGTGATCTAAGGGAATCTTTGAAGTATATTTACAATTTGTATGTTGAATATGTGGTGAAGAATCTACTCTACTCCCCAGGGGCTCCTATTAA GTGTGAGCTATTTAATTCTACGCTCGATCAGTATGTCAGAGGCCTTGGATAA
- the LOC129896827 gene encoding protein SGT1 homolog, giving the protein MASDLETRAKEAFIDDHFELAVDLYTQAIAMSPKNPELFADRAQANIKLNYFTEAVVDANKAIELDPKMSRAYLRKGLACMKLEEYQTAKAALETGASLAPGESRFTKLIKECDERIAEEAGEMPNLSVDKPSANVVAPPASELSDNVAIASEGAQPTINLSHQGSAAKPKYRHEFYQKPEEVVVTIFAKGIPAKNVFVDFGEQILSVSIDVPGEETYSFQPRLFGKITPAKCRYEVMSTKIEVRLAKAELLHWTSLEYTTEPVVVQRPLVSSDAPRPSYPSSKLRNVDWDKLEAEVKKEEKDEKLDGDAALNKFFRDIYQDADEDTRRAMMKSFVESNGTVLSTNWKEVGTKKVEGSPPDGMELKKWEI; this is encoded by the exons ATGGCGTCCGATCTGGAGACTAGGGCTAAAGAGGCCTTCATCGACGACCACTTTGAACTCGCCGTTGACCTCTACACTCAAGCCATAGCGATGAGCCCTAAGAACCCTGAGCTTTTCGCCGACCGTGCTCAAGCCAATATCAAACTCAACTACTTCACAG AAGCTGTTGTTGATGCGAACAAGGCCATTGAGCTGGATCCTAAAATGTCAAGAGCATATTTACGCAAGGG GTTGGCTTGTATGAAGCTTGAAGAATACCAAACTGCAAAGGCAGCTTTGGAAACTGGTGCTAGTTTAGCACCGGGAGAGTCAAGATTCACAAAGCTAATAAAAGAATGTGATGAACGCATTGCAG AGGAAGCTGGCGAAATGCCTAATCTGTCGGTGGATAAACCCTCGGCTAACGTTGTTGCACCTCCTGCATCTGAGTTGTCGGACAATGTTGCTATTGCGTCTGAAGGTGCTCAACCAACTATCAACCTGTCCCATCAAGGATCTGCTGCCAAACCAAAATACAG ACATGAATTTTATCAGAAACCAGAAGAGGTGGTGGTGACTATATTTGCCAAGGGCATACCAGCCAAGAATGTTTTTGTTGACTTTGGTGAACAAATA CTTAGTGTTAGCATTGATGTGCCGGGTGAAGAAACTTATTCTTTCCAGCCTAGGTTGTTTGGCAAG ATAACACCTGCAAAATGCAGATACGAAGTGATGTCTACCAAAATTGAGGTCCGCCTTGCAAAAGCTGAACTGTTACACTGGACATCTCTCGAGTATACAACGGAGCCTGTTGTAGTTCAGAGGCCTCTTGTGTCATCAG ATGCCCCGCGGCCCAGTTATCCTTCCTCGAAACTGAGAAATGTGGATTGGGATAAACTAGAAGCTGAAGTGAAAAAAGAG gaaaaagatgaaaaattgGATGGAGATGCAGCATTGAACAAATTTTTCAGAGACATTTACCAAGATGCTGACGAGGACACCAGAAGAGCCATGATGAAATCCTTT GTGGAATCTAATGGGACTGTTCTGTCCACAAACTGGAAAGAAGTTGGCACAAAGAAGGTCGAAGGAAGCCCTCCGGATGGCATGGAGCTGAAGAAATGGGAGATCTAG